A DNA window from Pseudomonas tohonis contains the following coding sequences:
- a CDS encoding fumarylacetoacetate hydrolase family protein, with the protein MKHARIRYQGDIHAVTVEDGNAVRLADGRLLAEDQVEWLPPATGSMFALGLNYADHAAELAFKAPTEPLAFIKSPGTYTGHNQVTWRPDNVAYMHYECELVAVIGKPARNVKREDALQYLAGYTVCNDYAIRDFLENYYRPNLRVKNRDCTTPVGPWIVDAADVPDPSKLRLRTWINGELKQEGTTADMIFDIPYLIEYFSSFMTLQPGDMIATGTPEGLADVVPGDEVVVEVEGVGRLVNRIVSEAQFFARKQEA; encoded by the coding sequence ATGAAACACGCACGTATCCGTTACCAGGGCGACATCCACGCCGTGACCGTCGAAGACGGCAACGCCGTCCGCCTCGCCGATGGCCGCCTGCTGGCCGAAGACCAGGTCGAGTGGCTGCCCCCGGCCACCGGCAGCATGTTCGCCCTCGGCCTGAACTACGCCGACCACGCCGCCGAACTGGCCTTCAAGGCGCCCACCGAGCCGCTGGCCTTCATCAAGTCCCCCGGCACCTACACCGGCCACAACCAGGTCACCTGGCGCCCGGACAACGTCGCCTACATGCACTACGAGTGCGAGCTGGTGGCGGTGATCGGCAAGCCCGCGCGCAACGTCAAGCGCGAGGACGCCCTGCAGTACCTGGCCGGCTACACCGTCTGCAACGACTACGCCATCCGCGACTTCCTAGAGAACTACTACCGCCCCAACCTGCGGGTGAAGAACCGCGACTGCACCACCCCGGTCGGCCCCTGGATCGTCGACGCCGCCGACGTGCCGGACCCGTCGAAGCTCAGGCTGCGCACCTGGATCAACGGCGAGCTGAAGCAGGAAGGCACCACCGCCGACATGATTTTCGACATCCCCTACCTGATCGAATACTTCTCCAGCTTCATGACCCTGCAGCCGGGCGACATGATCGCCACCGGCACGCCGGAGGGCCTGGCCGACGTGGTGCCGGGCGATGAAGTGGTGGTGGAAGTGGAAGGCGTCGGCCGCCTGGTCAACCGAATCGTCAGCGAAGCCCAGTTCTTCGCCCGCAAACAAGAGGCATGA
- the hpaI gene encoding 4-hydroxy-2-oxoheptanedioate aldolase: MPLINTFKHRLQSGDAQVGLWLGLADPYCAELAANAGFDWLLIDGEHAPNDLRSLLGQLQAVAPYPAKPIIRPPIGDPVLIKQLLDIGVQTLLVPMVDSAAQAAELVRAMRYPPFGIRGVGSALARASRWNSIPRYLDKADEQMCLLVQIENLDGLANLDAIAAVEGVDGVFIGPADLSAAMGHRGNPGHPEVQAAIEDAIARIRRAGKAVGILSADEALARRYLELGCSFVAVGVDTSLLMKALQGLAGRFKGTPAPPSSTGSVY, encoded by the coding sequence ATGCCCCTCATCAACACCTTCAAACACCGCCTCCAGTCCGGTGACGCCCAGGTCGGCCTGTGGCTCGGCCTGGCCGACCCGTACTGCGCGGAGCTGGCCGCCAACGCCGGCTTCGACTGGCTGCTGATCGACGGCGAGCACGCCCCCAACGACCTGCGCAGCCTGCTCGGCCAGTTGCAGGCCGTGGCGCCCTACCCTGCCAAGCCGATCATCCGCCCGCCCATCGGCGACCCGGTGCTGATCAAGCAGTTGCTGGACATCGGCGTGCAGACTCTGCTGGTGCCCATGGTGGACTCCGCCGCCCAGGCCGCCGAGCTGGTGCGTGCCATGCGCTACCCGCCGTTCGGCATCCGGGGCGTCGGCAGCGCCCTGGCCCGTGCCTCGCGCTGGAACAGCATCCCCCGCTACCTGGACAAGGCCGACGAACAGATGTGCCTGCTGGTGCAGATCGAGAACCTCGACGGCCTGGCCAACCTCGATGCCATCGCCGCCGTGGAGGGCGTGGACGGCGTGTTCATCGGCCCGGCCGACCTCTCCGCCGCCATGGGCCATCGCGGCAACCCCGGCCACCCCGAGGTGCAGGCCGCCATCGAAGACGCCATCGCCCGCATCCGCCGCGCCGGCAAGGCCGTCGGCATCCTCAGCGCCGACGAGGCCCTGGCCCGCCGCTACCTGGAGCTGGGCTGCAGCTTCGTCGCCGTCGGCGTCGACACCAGCCTGCTGATGAAGGCCCTGCAAGGCCTCGCCGGCCGCTTCAAGGGCACGCCCGCGCCGCCGTCCAGCACCGGCAGCGTCTACTGA
- the hpaD gene encoding 3,4-dihydroxyphenylacetate 2,3-dioxygenase, whose product MGKLALAAKITHVPSMYISELEGPRKGFRKAAIDGHIEIGRRCRELGVDTLVVFDTHWLVNANYHINCGKQFQGLYTSNELPHFIANMEYAFPGNPELGHLLAAECNRLGVETMAHDATTLAPEYGTLVPMRYMNTDQHFKVISVSALCTSHYLNDSARLGWAMRKAVEEHYDGTVAFLASGSLSHRFAQNGKAPEFATKIWSPFLETLDQRVIQMWEAGEWEEFCGMLPEYAAKGHGEGFMHDTAMLLGALGWSKYDGHAEVITPYFAASGTGQLNAVFPVTPQDGSTIPPAQASNPAGVASASRL is encoded by the coding sequence ATGGGCAAACTCGCTCTGGCTGCCAAGATCACCCACGTACCCTCCATGTACATCAGCGAGCTCGAAGGCCCGCGCAAGGGCTTCCGCAAGGCGGCCATCGACGGCCATATCGAGATCGGCCGGCGCTGCCGCGAGCTGGGCGTGGACACCCTGGTGGTGTTCGACACCCACTGGCTGGTCAACGCCAACTACCACATCAACTGCGGCAAGCAGTTCCAGGGGCTGTACACCAGCAACGAGCTGCCGCACTTCATCGCCAACATGGAATACGCCTTCCCCGGCAACCCCGAGCTGGGCCACCTGCTGGCGGCGGAATGCAACCGCCTCGGCGTGGAGACCATGGCCCACGACGCCACCACCCTGGCGCCCGAGTACGGCACCCTGGTGCCCATGCGCTACATGAACACCGACCAGCACTTCAAGGTGATCTCGGTCTCCGCCCTGTGCACCTCCCACTACCTCAACGACAGCGCCCGCCTCGGCTGGGCCATGCGCAAGGCCGTGGAAGAGCACTACGACGGCACCGTGGCCTTCCTCGCCAGCGGCTCGCTCTCCCACCGTTTCGCCCAGAACGGCAAGGCCCCGGAGTTCGCCACGAAAATCTGGAGCCCCTTCCTCGAGACCCTCGACCAGCGCGTGATCCAGATGTGGGAAGCCGGCGAGTGGGAGGAGTTCTGCGGCATGCTCCCCGAGTACGCGGCCAAGGGCCACGGCGAAGGCTTCATGCACGACACCGCCATGCTGCTCGGCGCCCTGGGCTGGTCGAAGTACGACGGCCATGCCGAAGTCATCACCCCCTACTTCGCCGCCTCCGGCACCGGCCAGCTCAACGCCGTGTTCCCGGTCACGCCGCAGGACGGCTCGACCATCCCGCCAGCGCAAGCCTCCAACCCGGCCGGCGTCGCCTCCGCCAGCCGCCTGTAG
- the hpaE gene encoding 5-carboxymethyl-2-hydroxymuconate semialdehyde dehydrogenase — MIKHWINGQEVESKETFVNYNPATMDAIGEVASGGAEEIAAAVAAAKDAFPKWANTPAKERARLMRKLGELIDANVPKLAELETLDTGLPIHQTKNVLIPRASHNFEFFAEVCTRMDGHSYPVDDQMLNYTLYQPVGVCGLVSPWNVPFMTATWKTAPCLALGNTAVLKMSELSPLTANELGRLALEAGIPKGVLNVVQGYGATAGDALVRHPDVRAISFTGGTATGRKIMQTAGLKKYSMELGGKSPVLIFDDADLDRALDAALFTIFSLNGERCTAGSRIFIQETVYDRFVAEFAARAKRLIVGDPQDPKTQVGSMITQAHYDKVTGYIRIGIEEGATLLAGGLERPAGLPAHLSRGQFIQPTVFADVDNRMRIAQEEIFGPVVCLMKFKDEAEALRLANDTEYGLASYIWTQDIGKAHRLARGIEAGMVFINSQNVRDLRQPFGGVKGSGTGREGGQYSFEVFAEIKNVCISMGSHHIPRWGL; from the coding sequence ATGATCAAGCACTGGATCAACGGCCAGGAAGTCGAAAGTAAAGAGACCTTCGTCAACTACAACCCGGCCACCATGGACGCCATCGGCGAAGTCGCCAGTGGCGGCGCCGAGGAGATCGCCGCGGCCGTGGCCGCCGCCAAGGACGCCTTCCCCAAGTGGGCCAACACCCCAGCCAAGGAGCGCGCCAGGCTGATGCGCAAGCTGGGTGAGCTGATCGACGCGAACGTGCCCAAGCTGGCCGAGCTGGAGACCCTGGACACCGGCCTGCCGATCCACCAGACCAAGAACGTGCTGATCCCCCGCGCCTCGCACAACTTCGAATTCTTCGCCGAGGTCTGCACCCGCATGGACGGCCACAGCTACCCGGTGGACGACCAGATGCTCAACTACACCCTCTACCAGCCGGTGGGCGTGTGTGGCCTGGTCTCCCCGTGGAACGTGCCGTTCATGACCGCCACCTGGAAGACCGCACCCTGCCTGGCCCTGGGCAACACCGCCGTGCTGAAGATGAGCGAGCTGTCGCCGCTGACCGCCAACGAACTGGGTCGCCTGGCGCTGGAAGCCGGCATCCCCAAGGGCGTGCTCAACGTGGTGCAGGGTTACGGCGCCACCGCCGGCGACGCCCTGGTCCGCCACCCGGACGTGCGCGCCATCTCCTTCACCGGCGGCACCGCCACCGGCCGCAAGATCATGCAGACCGCCGGCCTGAAGAAGTACTCCATGGAGCTGGGCGGCAAGTCCCCGGTGCTGATCTTCGATGACGCCGACCTCGACCGCGCCCTCGACGCCGCGCTGTTCACCATCTTCTCCCTCAACGGCGAGCGCTGCACCGCCGGCAGCCGCATCTTCATCCAGGAAACCGTCTACGACCGCTTCGTCGCCGAGTTCGCTGCCCGCGCCAAGCGCCTGATCGTCGGCGACCCGCAGGACCCGAAGACCCAGGTCGGCTCGATGATCACCCAGGCCCACTACGACAAGGTCACCGGCTACATCCGCATCGGCATCGAGGAAGGCGCCACCCTGCTGGCCGGCGGCCTGGAGCGCCCGGCGGGCCTGCCCGCGCACCTGTCCAGGGGCCAGTTCATCCAGCCCACCGTCTTCGCCGACGTGGACAACCGCATGCGCATCGCCCAGGAAGAGATCTTCGGCCCGGTGGTGTGCCTGATGAAATTCAAGGACGAGGCCGAGGCCCTACGCCTGGCCAACGACACCGAATACGGCCTGGCCTCCTACATCTGGACCCAGGACATCGGCAAGGCCCACCGCCTGGCCCGTGGCATCGAGGCCGGCATGGTGTTCATCAACAGCCAGAACGTGCGCGACCTGCGCCAGCCGTTCGGCGGTGTGAAGGGCTCCGGCACCGGCCGCGAAGGCGGCCAGTACAGCTTCGAAGTGTTCGCCGAGATCAAGAACGTATGCATTTCCATGGGCAGCCACCACATCCCGCGCTGGGGGCTGTGA
- a CDS encoding MFS transporter encodes MSTAHTACPTGADHATRDTTHRTVTWRLMPLLLVCYLFAHLDRINIGFAKMQMSADLQFSDTVYGFGAGLFFIAYALFGVPSNLALDRVGPRRWIATLMVVWGVLSTSMFLVQGATGFYVLRFLLGVAEAGFFPGILVYLNRWYPARRRAQITALFAIAVPMAGVIGGPLSGAILEGFHDALGLRGWQWMFLLEGAPVVLLGLLVWARLPERFDDVAWLDDAQKRQLREDMAQEEQRKPITSFAGILRDRHVWLLVAIYFAVMLAVNTLAFWMPTLIHGAGVARDSQVGLLSAVPYLAGVFFMLACGRSSDRHRERRWHLSVPLLMCAVGIASSGLAPTSAIPVLAGLIIAGMGASAALPMFWQLPPAFLSDKAQAAGIGLISSFGSIASFLAPYLIGWMRDTTQSASLALFVLAFFIALGAGLVLRTPAALVNPR; translated from the coding sequence ATGAGCACCGCCCACACCGCCTGCCCCACCGGCGCTGACCACGCCACCCGCGACACCACCCACCGCACCGTCACCTGGCGGCTCATGCCGCTGCTGCTGGTGTGCTACCTGTTCGCCCACCTGGACCGCATCAACATCGGCTTCGCCAAGATGCAGATGAGCGCCGACCTGCAGTTCAGCGACACCGTCTACGGCTTCGGCGCCGGCCTGTTCTTCATCGCCTACGCCCTGTTCGGCGTGCCCAGCAACCTCGCCCTTGACCGCGTCGGCCCGCGCCGCTGGATCGCCACCCTGATGGTGGTCTGGGGCGTGCTCTCCACCAGCATGTTCCTGGTGCAGGGCGCCACCGGCTTCTACGTCCTGCGCTTTTTGCTGGGGGTCGCCGAGGCCGGCTTCTTCCCCGGCATCCTCGTCTACCTCAACCGCTGGTACCCGGCCCGCCGCCGCGCGCAGATCACCGCCCTGTTCGCCATCGCCGTGCCCATGGCCGGGGTCATCGGCGGGCCGCTGTCCGGCGCCATCCTCGAAGGCTTCCACGATGCCCTCGGCCTGCGCGGCTGGCAGTGGATGTTCCTCCTCGAAGGCGCCCCCGTGGTGCTGCTCGGCCTGCTGGTCTGGGCGCGCCTGCCGGAGCGCTTCGATGACGTCGCCTGGCTCGACGACGCCCAGAAGCGCCAGCTGCGCGAGGACATGGCCCAGGAGGAACAGCGCAAGCCGATCACCTCCTTCGCCGGCATCCTGCGCGACCGCCACGTCTGGCTGCTGGTGGCCATCTACTTCGCCGTGATGCTCGCGGTGAACACCCTGGCCTTCTGGATGCCCACCCTGATCCACGGCGCCGGCGTCGCCCGCGACAGCCAGGTCGGCCTGCTCAGCGCCGTGCCCTACCTCGCCGGGGTGTTCTTCATGCTCGCCTGCGGCCGCTCCTCGGACCGCCACCGCGAACGCCGCTGGCACCTCAGCGTGCCGCTGCTGATGTGCGCCGTGGGCATCGCCAGCAGCGGCCTCGCGCCCACCAGTGCGATCCCCGTGCTGGCCGGCCTGATCATCGCCGGCATGGGCGCCAGCGCCGCCCTGCCGATGTTCTGGCAGCTGCCGCCGGCCTTCCTCTCCGACAAGGCCCAGGCCGCCGGCATCGGCCTGATCAGCTCCTTCGGCAGCATCGCCTCGTTCCTCGCGCCCTACCTCATCGGCTGGATGCGCGACACCACCCAGAGCGCCAGCCTCGCGCTGTTCGTCCTGGCCTTCTTCATCGCCCTCGGCGCCGGACTGGTGCTGCGCACCCCCGCCGCCCTGGTCAACCCACGCTAA
- a CDS encoding 5-carboxymethyl-2-hydroxymuconate Delta-isomerase, with protein sequence MPHFIAEYTHNIEAEADLPGLFEKVHACLGASGVFPLGGIRSRAVRLDTWRMADGQHDYAFVHMTLKVGAGRDLATRRQVADALFEVISGHFAALQARRLLALSFEMTELDAELNYKLNNVHAFLKGQAG encoded by the coding sequence ATGCCGCACTTCATCGCCGAATACACCCACAACATCGAAGCCGAGGCCGACCTGCCCGGCCTGTTCGAGAAGGTCCACGCCTGCCTGGGCGCCTCCGGGGTCTTCCCCCTCGGCGGCATCCGCAGCCGTGCCGTGCGCCTGGACACCTGGCGCATGGCCGACGGCCAGCACGACTACGCCTTCGTCCACATGACCCTGAAGGTGGGCGCCGGCCGCGACCTGGCCACCCGCCGCCAGGTGGCCGATGCGCTGTTCGAAGTGATCAGCGGCCACTTCGCCGCGCTCCAGGCCCGGCGCCTGCTGGCCCTCTCCTTCGAGATGACCGAGCTGGACGCCGAGCTCAACTACAAGCTCAACAACGTGCACGCCTTCCTCAAGGGCCAGGCCGGCTGA
- the hpaH gene encoding 2-oxo-hept-4-ene-1,7-dioate hydratase, with amino-acid sequence MLDATLIQQAAARLDAAERSRQQIRQFSLDHPGITIEDAYAIQRAWVAQKISDGRKLVGHKIGLTSRAMQVSSNITEPDYGALLDDMFFDEGTDIPFERFIVPRVEVELAFVLGKPLRGPNVTLFDVLDATEWVIPALEIIDARIQQVDPETQATRKVFDTISDNAANAGVVMGGRAVRPTEIDLRRVPAVLYRNGVIEESGVSAAVLNHPAKGVAWLANKLAPYDVTLEAGQIILGGSFTRPVAARPGDTFHVDYDQLGSIACRFV; translated from the coding sequence ATGCTCGACGCCACCCTGATCCAGCAGGCCGCCGCCCGACTCGACGCCGCCGAACGCTCGCGGCAGCAGATCCGCCAGTTCTCCCTGGACCACCCCGGCATCACCATCGAAGACGCCTACGCCATCCAGCGCGCCTGGGTGGCGCAGAAGATCAGCGACGGGCGCAAGCTGGTGGGCCACAAGATCGGCCTCACCTCCCGCGCCATGCAGGTGTCCTCCAACATCACCGAGCCGGACTACGGCGCGCTGCTGGATGACATGTTCTTCGACGAAGGCACCGACATCCCCTTCGAGCGCTTCATCGTCCCCCGCGTGGAAGTGGAGCTGGCCTTCGTCCTCGGCAAGCCGCTGCGCGGGCCGAACGTCACCCTGTTCGACGTGCTCGACGCCACCGAGTGGGTCATCCCCGCCCTGGAGATCATCGACGCCCGCATCCAGCAGGTGGACCCGGAGACCCAGGCCACCCGCAAGGTCTTCGACACCATCTCCGACAACGCCGCCAACGCCGGCGTGGTGATGGGCGGACGCGCCGTGCGCCCCACCGAGATCGACCTGCGCCGCGTGCCCGCCGTGCTCTACCGCAACGGCGTGATCGAGGAATCCGGCGTCTCCGCCGCCGTGCTCAACCACCCGGCCAAGGGCGTGGCCTGGCTGGCCAACAAGCTAGCGCCCTACGACGTCACCCTGGAAGCCGGGCAGATCATCCTCGGCGGCTCCTTCACCCGCCCGGTGGCCGCCCGCCCCGGCGACACCTTCCATGTCGACTATGACCAGCTGGGCTCGATTGCCTGTCGGTTTGTCTGA
- a CDS encoding extracellular solute-binding protein has product MRLLACLVMLLLALEARAEDVLRVLNWKNYIEPQVLADFQKQTGIRVEYQTMTAAEELDAALGRGQPLDIVVPSHFQLSRLIRGGQLAALDTGRLSHYRSVDSGLLAMLAGIDSANRYAVPYLWGSVGLVVNPGLAEAAYGGPLPNSWSLLFDERQASRLAACGVGLLDAPEETASLWFNYRGRSLSLYGARQIERNLQPLLGIARTVRHLDNDAYIDALADGRLCVAMAWIGHALTASARNPALSYRIPDEGAMVFIDSLAIPSNAERPDLAYRFIDYLLEPRNALADARASQFYSPLAADSPELAELARERPMQVLKSDERRRLYVLERLSVEQKAALDAFWAKVKASRAP; this is encoded by the coding sequence ATGAGACTGCTGGCCTGTCTGGTGATGCTGTTGCTGGCCCTGGAAGCCCGGGCCGAGGACGTGTTGCGGGTCCTCAACTGGAAGAACTACATCGAGCCCCAGGTGCTGGCCGACTTCCAGAAGCAGACGGGCATCCGTGTCGAGTACCAGACCATGACCGCGGCCGAGGAACTGGACGCCGCCCTGGGGCGCGGGCAGCCCCTGGATATCGTCGTGCCTTCGCATTTCCAGCTGTCGCGGCTGATCCGCGGAGGCCAGCTGGCAGCGCTGGATACGGGGCGGTTGAGCCACTACCGCAGCGTCGACAGCGGCCTGCTGGCGATGCTTGCCGGCATCGATTCGGCCAACCGCTATGCGGTGCCCTATCTCTGGGGCTCGGTGGGGCTGGTGGTCAACCCGGGCCTCGCCGAGGCCGCCTATGGCGGGCCCTTGCCCAACAGCTGGAGCCTGCTGTTCGACGAGCGCCAGGCCTCGCGCCTGGCCGCTTGCGGCGTGGGCCTGCTGGATGCCCCGGAGGAAACCGCCTCGCTGTGGTTCAACTACCGGGGCCGCAGCCTGTCGCTGTACGGTGCGCGGCAGATCGAGCGCAACCTGCAGCCGCTGCTGGGCATCGCCCGCACCGTGCGCCACCTGGACAACGACGCCTATATCGACGCCCTCGCCGACGGCCGCCTGTGCGTGGCCATGGCCTGGATCGGCCACGCGCTGACCGCCTCCGCGCGCAACCCGGCGCTCAGCTACCGCATTCCCGACGAGGGCGCGATGGTCTTCATCGACAGCCTGGCGATCCCGTCCAACGCCGAGCGGCCGGACCTCGCCTACCGCTTCATCGACTACCTGCTGGAGCCGCGCAACGCCCTGGCCGATGCCCGCGCCAGCCAGTTCTACTCGCCCCTGGCGGCCGACAGCCCGGAGTTGGCGGAACTGGCCAGGGAGCGGCCGATGCAGGTGCTCAAGAGCGACGAGCGCCGGCGCCTCTATGTACTGGAACGGCTGTCCGTGGAGCAGAAGGCGGCGCTGGATGCCTTCTGGGCGAAGGTCAAGGCGAGCCGCGCGCCATGA
- the hpaR gene encoding homoprotocatechuate degradation operon regulator HpaR, with product MPDTRASLTLTLLQAREAAMRFFRPQLNRHDLTEQQWRVIRILRQQGEMESHKLARLACILKPSMSGVLARLERDGMVRRRKVAEDQRRILLALTEQGEACFQSMSQEMERGYQSIQQQLGEEKLHELLDLLQELKGIRP from the coding sequence ATGCCCGATACCCGCGCCTCCCTGACCCTCACCCTGTTGCAGGCCCGCGAAGCGGCCATGCGCTTCTTCCGCCCCCAGCTCAACCGCCACGACCTCACCGAGCAGCAGTGGCGGGTGATCCGCATCCTCCGCCAGCAGGGCGAGATGGAAAGCCACAAGCTGGCGCGCCTAGCCTGCATCCTCAAGCCCAGCATGAGCGGCGTGCTCGCCCGCCTGGAGCGCGACGGCATGGTCCGCCGACGCAAGGTCGCCGAGGACCAGCGCCGCATCCTCCTCGCCCTCACCGAGCAGGGCGAGGCCTGCTTCCAGTCCATGAGCCAGGAGATGGAGCGCGGCTACCAGTCCATCCAGCAGCAGCTGGGTGAAGAGAAGCTGCACGAGCTGCTGGACCTGCTGCAGGAGTTGAAGGGCATCAGGCCCTGA
- a CDS encoding GlcG/HbpS family heme-binding protein: MNALLRQQPHLGLHLAMQALSVALAEAERHGARVSIAVVDAAGLSIHSAHMDGAPGPSRAIALNKAVTAAGFGIATSAWQERLEHCSAAVRQGLPLQPGLALFGGGEPFRHQGLVIGAIGISGASEQLDSLCARAAVEHVAELLEPDGGGACQP; the protein is encoded by the coding sequence ATGAATGCCCTGCTACGCCAGCAGCCCCACCTCGGCCTCCACCTCGCCATGCAGGCGCTTTCGGTCGCCCTGGCCGAGGCCGAGCGCCACGGTGCCCGGGTCAGCATCGCGGTGGTCGACGCCGCCGGCCTGTCGATCCACAGCGCGCACATGGACGGCGCACCCGGCCCCAGCCGCGCGATCGCCCTGAACAAGGCCGTCACCGCAGCAGGCTTCGGGATCGCCACCAGCGCCTGGCAGGAGCGCCTCGAACACTGCTCCGCCGCCGTACGCCAGGGCCTGCCGCTGCAACCGGGGCTGGCCCTGTTCGGCGGCGGCGAACCCTTCCGCCACCAGGGCCTGGTGATCGGCGCCATCGGCATCTCCGGCGCTTCCGAGCAGCTCGACAGCCTCTGCGCCCGTGCCGCCGTGGAGCACGTCGCAGAGCTGCTGGAGCCCGATGGCGGCGGCGCCTGTCAGCCGTGA
- a CDS encoding NAD-dependent succinate-semialdehyde dehydrogenase, with the protein MTLDDLNLLREQAYVNGQWIEADDDARFAVTNPANGELIAEVASLGRVETARAIDAAQAALPAWRARTAKERSTILRRWYELIMANQEDLARLLSWEQGKPLAESRGEIAYGASFIEWFAEEAKRVYGDVIPHDKPGRRLVVIKQAIGVVAAITPWNFPNAMITRKVGPALAAGCTVVLKPASETPLSALALAALGERAGIPAGVLNIVPGTRSREIGAELTGNPLVQKLSFTGSTGIGKLLMAQCAETIKKVSLELGGNAPFIVFDDADLDAAVQGALGSKFRNTGQTCVCTNRLLVQNGVYDEFARRLVAAVNALKVAPADDDGAQQGPLINAKAVAKVEEHIADAVAKGARVLAGGKPHALGGNFFEPTVLGEVTPEMRVARDETFGPLAPIFRFDTEEQAIAMANDTEFGLASYLYTRDLGRAWRVSEALEYGMVGVNEGLISTEVAPFGGIKQSGLGREGSKYGIDDYIEQKYMCLGIG; encoded by the coding sequence ATGACCCTCGATGACCTCAACCTGCTGCGCGAACAGGCCTACGTGAACGGCCAGTGGATCGAAGCCGACGACGATGCGCGCTTCGCCGTGACCAACCCCGCTAACGGCGAGCTGATCGCCGAAGTCGCCTCCCTCGGCCGGGTGGAAACCGCCCGCGCCATCGACGCCGCCCAGGCCGCCCTGCCCGCCTGGCGCGCCCGCACCGCCAAGGAGCGCAGCACCATCCTGCGTCGCTGGTACGAGCTGATCATGGCCAACCAGGAGGACCTGGCCCGCCTGCTCAGCTGGGAACAGGGCAAGCCGCTGGCAGAAAGCCGGGGCGAGATCGCCTACGGCGCCAGCTTCATCGAGTGGTTCGCCGAAGAGGCCAAGCGCGTCTACGGCGACGTCATCCCCCACGACAAGCCCGGCCGCCGCCTGGTGGTGATCAAGCAGGCCATCGGCGTCGTCGCCGCCATCACCCCGTGGAACTTCCCCAACGCCATGATCACCCGCAAGGTCGGCCCGGCCCTGGCCGCCGGCTGCACCGTGGTGCTCAAGCCCGCCTCGGAGACGCCGCTGTCCGCCCTCGCCCTGGCCGCCCTCGGCGAGCGCGCCGGGATTCCCGCCGGGGTGCTGAACATCGTCCCCGGCACCCGCTCGCGGGAGATCGGTGCCGAACTGACCGGCAACCCACTGGTGCAGAAACTCTCCTTCACCGGTTCCACCGGCATCGGCAAGCTGCTGATGGCCCAGTGCGCCGAGACCATCAAGAAGGTCAGCCTGGAACTGGGCGGCAACGCGCCCTTCATCGTCTTCGACGACGCCGACCTCGACGCTGCCGTGCAGGGCGCCCTCGGCTCCAAGTTCCGCAACACCGGGCAGACCTGCGTGTGCACCAACCGCCTGCTGGTGCAGAACGGCGTCTACGACGAATTCGCCCGGCGCCTGGTGGCGGCGGTCAACGCCCTCAAGGTGGCCCCGGCCGACGACGACGGCGCCCAGCAGGGCCCGCTGATCAACGCCAAGGCCGTGGCCAAGGTGGAGGAACACATCGCCGACGCCGTCGCCAAGGGCGCCCGCGTCCTGGCCGGCGGCAAGCCCCATGCCCTGGGCGGCAACTTCTTCGAGCCCACCGTGCTCGGCGAGGTGACCCCGGAGATGCGGGTGGCCCGCGACGAAACCTTCGGCCCGCTGGCGCCGATCTTCCGCTTCGACACCGAGGAGCAGGCCATCGCCATGGCCAACGACACCGAATTCGGCCTCGCCTCCTACCTCTACACCCGCGACCTCGGCCGCGCCTGGCGGGTCAGCGAAGCCCTGGAATACGGCATGGTCGGCGTCAACGAAGGCCTCATCTCCACCGAAGTCGCCCCCTTCGGCGGCATCAAGCAATCCGGCCTCGGCCGCGAAGGCTCCAAATACGGCATCGACGACTACATCGAGCAGAAGTACATGTGCCTGGGCATCGGCTGA